A genomic stretch from Schistosoma haematobium chromosome 2, whole genome shotgun sequence includes:
- the SMYD5 gene encoding SET and MYND domain-containing protein 5 (EggNog:ENOG410V5ZU~COG:B): MFNNFVIYTVGLFKPMNLTKEVDFGPIRGRGLVAAQFINPEDILFSEDPLICCQFSWNKLYGYKACDHCLCPLETSEENARRLTNNPSLVLPYPEASFHCSQTVHCPNCLANYCSPNCLESAALTYHSPMCMASIEKGKENPLEKLDIIWRQSHYPPESGTIFLLVRIASACLSACLIGSSTSQHLVEALRQFVSSTSAMINENANDILYHQILGDQFATYIEEIHSTFIEVLLFLCQKFSHATSYDECIQTLQKAGINTLLEKNHFTSALCLISRNGQGIATSAFSVWVNQAGKLVDTTNEQTSNEFNSFVDRLYSAIDDHVGSFLDNEGVGLYYYQSRINHSCSPNAIIRFSGVNSRLSVVALTPIQEGEEVTISYLDHCLQSRGRHTRRKYLSSNYLFWCDCPKCEMEKIDGALSVTSSSEDDEDGDDYCTQQDKCE, encoded by the exons atgtttaataattttgtaatttatacaGTAGGCCTGTTCAAACCAATGAATCTTACAAAAGAAGTTGATTTCGGACCGATTCGTGGAAGGGGTCTTGTTGCTGCTCAATTTATAAATCCTGAAGACATTCTTTTTTCAGAAGACCCTCTAATATGCTGTCAGTTTTCATGGAACAAGCTCTATGGATATAAAGCTTGCGATCATTGTTTATGTCCACTCGAAACATCGGAGGAGAATGCTAGAAGACTTACTAACAATCCGTCGCTTGTATTACCTTATCCAGAGGCATCATTTCACTGTAGCCAAACTGTTCACTGTCCTAATTGCTTAGCTAACTACTGTTCCCCAAACTGTCTCGAATCAGCTGCTCTTACATATCATTCTCCAATGTGTATGGCATCCATCGAAAAAGGCAAGGAAAATCCGTTAGAAAAATTAGACATAATCTGGCGACAGTCTCATTATCCTCCAGAAAGTGGTACTATCTTTTTACTCGTTCGTATTGCTTCTGCATGTCTATCAGCGTGTCTTATTGGTTCATCGACCTCACAGCATTTAGTTGAAGCACTAAGACAGTTTGTTTCTAGTACAAGTGCAATGATCAATGAAAATGCAAATGATATTCTCTATCATCAAATACTTGGTGATCAGTTTGCTACATATATCGAAGAGATTCATAGTACATTTATTGAAGTACTCTTATTTTTATGTCAAAAGTTTAGTCATGCTACATCTTATGATGAATGCATTCAAACCCTGCAAAAAGCCGGGATAAACACATTATTAGAGAAAAATCATTTTACAAGTGCTTTATGTCTGATTAGTCGTAATGGTCAAGGTATTGCAACAAGTGCTTTCAGTGTCTGGGTTAATCAGGCTGGAAAATTAGTTGATACAACAAATGAACAAACATCTAATGAATTTAATTCGTTTGTCGACCGGCTATACTCGGCAATTGATGATCACGTCGGTTCTTTTTTGGACAACGAAGGGGTCGGTTTATATTACTACCAAA GTCGGATTAATCATAGTTGTTCACCGAATGCAATAATTCGTTTCAGTGGAGTCAATAGTCGATTATCTGTGGTTGCATTGACACCGATTCAAGAAGGTGAAGAAGTCACTATCTCCTATTTGGATCATTGTCTACAATCACGTGGTCGTCACACAAGACGTAAATACTTATCatcaaattatttgttttgGTGCGATTGCCCTAAGTGTGAAATGGAAAAGATTGATGGTGCATTAAGCGTGACATCCTCATCTGAAGACGATGAAGATGGTGATGACTATTGTACTCAACAAGACAAATGTGAATAA